From the Bacteroidia bacterium genome, the window ACGGAAAGAAAATCTTCAGTATGCAGATAATGTTCCGGCTTTGTTTCATTACCATAAATACATACTGCAAGGTCTTTAGTCATCTTGCCGTTTTCTACGGTTTCCACACAAACTTCTTCTAATGCTCTGGCAAAATTTATTAGTGCAGCATTGTTATCTAATTTACCTCTGAAATCAAGTCCTCTAGTCCAGGCAAATATTGAAGCTATGGGATTTGTAGATGTAGGTTTTCCTTTCTGATGTTCGCGGAAGTGGCGTGTTACAGTTCCATGTGCGGCTTCTGCCTCCATGGTTTTTCCATCTGGTGTAATCAATGTTGATGTCATCAGGCCAAGTGAGCCAAATCCTTGTGCCACTGTATCGCTCTGCACATCTCCATCATAATTTTTACATGCCCAAACAAAATTGCCATTCCATTTTAAAGCACTGGCAACCATATCGTCAATCAAACGATGTTCATAGGTGATAGTTTTTGCTTCAAACTTAGGTTTAAATTCCTTCTCATATACTTCTTGAAATATATCTTTAAATCTTCCATCATATTTTTTAAGAATGGTATTTTTTGTTGAAAGATATAATGGCCATCCTTTTTGTAGTGCCACATTAAAACACGATTGTGCAAAACCTCTAATGGATTCATCTGTATTATACATTGCAAGTGCAACGCCATTGCCTTTGAAGTTAAATACTTCATGTTCGATAGTGCCATCTTCACCTTCAAACTTGATGGTGAGTTTGCCTTTGCCTTTTGTCAGAAAATCTGTTGCGCGGTACTGATCACCAAATGCATGACGACCAATGCAGATTGGCGCTGTCCAGTTTGGCACCAAGCGTGGAATATTTTTACAAACTATTGGCTCACGAAAAACAGTCCCGTCAAGAATGTTTCTGATAGTGCCATTAGGCGATTTCCACATTTGTTTCAGACTAAATTCTTTAACACGTGCTTCATCGGGTGTAATAGTGGCACATTTTATTCCTACATTATATTTTTTAATTGCCTCAGCAGCTTCTACTGTTACTTTATCATCAGTAGCATCGCGATGTTCCATGCCAAGGTCGTAATATTTAATGTCAATGTCTAGGTAGGGTAGTATGAGTTTATCTTTAATAAACTTCCAGATTACTCTTGTCATCTCATCGCCATCCAATTCAACTACAGGATTTAATACTTTAATTTTCTCCATTCGATTAACTATTTTAAAAATGAGCGACAAAAATAATGTTTTATATTTCTATTTTTTTGCCTGTAACCTATTTTATCAGCCTGATTTTATGTATACCAATGATTTGAGATTTGCTGTCAGGTGTAATAGTTTATTGCTCCATAAGCTACCAAAGAAATGAAAAATCGCTATCATTGTAAGTGACACATTTTCAATGATAACGGTATAGTTTAATACTAAATAAATGAAAAAAATTAAGACCCTGTTACATTCCTGCTTATTACAACTTTTGATATAGCTTATTTATTTAGATTTGCCACCCTAATTATAAAATATGAAGCTATTTTCTACAGTCAGTTTTTTCCTGACTTTATTGATTCTTCCTTTTCTTTCCTCTGCCCAGTCAGGAGTTTTAAAGGGGGTTATTTTAAATGAGAACAGTGTCCCGATGGCAGGCGAGGTGGTTGTGCTCAACGGCACTAACTTTCAATCAATCACAGACAAAGACGGAGCATTTACTATAAGTGGTGTTACTTATGGCACCTACTCTCTTTCTGTGCAGGATGTTGCATACAGCGGTTTTAAACAAGAAGTAGTTGTGAACGCTGAGACTGTTGATGTAGGCACTGTGAAATTGGTTTACAGTCCCGGAACAGCTACAACAGAGGCCGACATTCCTGTTGTAACGCTTGACGATGATGAATTACAATCTAACTCTGCACAGTCAAGTGTTTCCAGTGTTTTAGGAGCATCTCGTGATGCCTTTACATCGGCTGCTAATTTTAATTTCAGTGTTGCACGATTCAAAACCCGTGGTTATGACACAGAAAACTTCCCTACATTAATGAACGGCATTGCTGAAGAAGACTTAACCAATGGCCGTACTGCATTTTCAAGTTGGTCGGGTTTGAATGATGTTCTCAGGTCAAGAGAATCAACTTCAGGATTAAATCCTTCAACTTATTCTTTTGGAGGTATTGGAGGTTCATATAGTATTGACTCTCGTGCCGGAAGACAACGTAAGCAGATACAGGCTACATATTCATTAAGCAACAGAACCTATGACAATCGTTTTATGTTGACCTATGGAAGTGGATTTAACAAAAAAGGATGGGCTTATTCAGCTTCTATTTCTAAAAGATGGGCTAAAGAAGGTTTTATCAAAGGAACCTATTATGACGGTTTTGCTTATTATTTAGGTGTTTCAAAAGTTGTCAATAAACATGAGTTTGATTTTACAATCTTAGGCAGTCAATATGAAAGTGCACGCTCATCATCTAATACTAAAGAAGTTTATGATATAGCAGGTGATCATTATTATAATTCAAACTGGGGGTATCAGAATGGCGAAATACGGAATGCTAATATTGGACGCAGTCATCAGCCTGTGTTTACGTTAAATCATGAGTATAAAATTAGTAATAATACAACCTGGTTTTCTGCCTTATCATATACAACGGGCAAACGTGAATCTACTGCATTGAATTGGTTTGCTGCTGACCCTCGTCCAACATACTACAGAAATTTGCCATCATGGCAAACAGATTCTGCAGCAGCAGCACAGGTTTATAATACACTGAAAGCAAATCCTGATTTATTACAAATCAACTGGGATAATATGTTACTTGCCAACGATCAAAATTTTCAAACAGTAAATAATGCCGATGGTGTTGCAGGTTCAGCAGTTAGTGGTAAGCAAGCATTATATTTAATCGAGAATCGTGTAATTCAAACAAGCCGATTGAATTTTAATACTACATTTAATACTATTTTAAATGATAACATTACTACAAGTACAGGGTTATCTTTCCAGAAACAAACTTCGCGCTTTTATAAAGAAGCAGAAGATTTATTAGGTGCAGAGTTTTTTGTTGATATTGATAAATTCGCTAATCAGGATTTTCAGGATGAGCAATTAAGTCAGAGCGATTTAAATCACCCAAACAGAATAGTTCGTGAAGGTGACCGCTTTGGTTATGACTACGAGGCACACATTACTCATGCACAGGCATGGACACAAGCTGTTGCCAAATACAATAAAATAGATATATTCGGTGCTATTCAGGCTGCTTATACTTCTATTTATAGGGAAGGTAACTATAAGAATGGATTGTTCCCGGACGACTCTTATGGTAAATCAAAAACTTACGTGTTTCCTGATATTGGTGTGAAAGCAGGTGCTACTTATAAAGTAAATGGCCGCAATTATGTTTTTGCAAATGCAGGTTATCTGACAAGAGCACCTTTCTTCAATAACATGTACTTGTCACCACGCTCAAGAAATACATCGGTAGCAGATATCACAAGTGAAAAGATTACATCTGTAGAAGGTGGTTATTTGCATATTGCCCCAAAGATTAAAGGTAAACTTAAATTATACTATACCAATTTCAGAGATGGTATTGAAAACCGCTCCTATTATCTGCAAGGATTTGGTACTAACAGTTATGTGAACTACACATTAACTGGAATTGAAAAAGTACATACAGGAACAGAAATTTCTGTTGATGCTAATCTGGGAATGGGTCTTTCTGCAATGGCAGTAGCTTCAATTGGGCAGTATTATTATAGCTCACGACCTACGGCAACTATAACAGTAGATAATACCAACACTGTTCAATCATCAGGCGAAGTGGTGTATATGAAAAACCTTCATGTTGACAACACACCTCAAAATGCATTTACAGTAGGATTGAACTACCGTTCAAAAAAATTCTGGTATGTTGGTGTTAATGCCAATTGTTTCTCTAATTCTTATGTAGAAGCAAGCCCGGCAAGACGCACCGGTGACATCATTGATGGTGTAGATGAAAACAGTCAGGCATGGGAAAAAATATTGGGACAGGAGCGTTACGATTCACAAATGACTCTCGATTTGAGTGCAGGATGGTCAATTAAAATGAACAACCATATCAAAGCTTTAAAGAGAAATACCTTCTTCCTAATTAACCTTAACATCAATAACCTGCTCGATAATAAAGACATTATCACAAATGGATATGAACAAGGCAGACTGGATAAATCTGCTGTTCTTTCAGGAAGACCTGATGTATTTGCTTCAAAATACAGTTATGCTTTTGGCAGAACGTATATGATCAGCTTTATTTTAAGAATGAATTAATAACTAAATTAGAAATATAATAAAACAATGATAAAGAATATAAAAATCACAACAGCATTTGCAATTCTTGCAATTACTTTAAGTACTGTTTCCTGCGTTAAAAAGGATGATTTTGACAATGCACCTACTACTAATGTTGATCCGGATATTATTACCAATGCAACAGTATCAAGTGTTGTAACCTTAGCTAATGCAACCGGGCCGGTTCAGATAACTTCTGATTTAACTTTCTCTGCTGTTATAGTGGCAGATGATAAATCTGGTAATTATTATAAGGAGATGATTATGCAGGATTCGACAGCAGGTATCAGTATATTACTTGATCAACCGTCATATTTTACATCTCTGTTTATTGGAAGAAGAGTTTTTGTTAAAGCAAAAGGCTTGTATATCCAATCCGTAAATGGTACTCCTAAAATGGGTATCTTAAATGCCGGTGCAGTGGATGCAATTCCTGCTGCTGAAATCGGGAACTATCTTGTAGGCGGTAAATGGGGATTAACTGTTGTTCCGGCAAAAAGAAAGCTAAATGCATTAACAGATGCCGACTTAAATACACTTGTTCAGTTTGATAGCGTTGCATTTGCATCAGCAGAAGTTGGTTTGCCATTTGGCGATGCTGCAAATAAGTCAACTGTTAACCGAAATATTCAGGACTGTTTTGGAAATTCATTAATTGTGAGAACAAGTGGCTATGCCAATTTTGCAACTACTCTTATTCCATGCAAAGGTGGTTCAATAACTGCAATTTATCAGAAGTATAATGCAACTCCTCAGGTATTTCTTCGTGATATGAATGATGTGCCTGCAAATATTGAGCGCTGCGATGGTGTTGTTTGCACCCCGGTTTATGTTTCGATTGACAGCATAAGAACATTGTTTGCATCCGGTACAACAACAGTTCCCGGAGGTTTTCATATTAAGGCAACAGTGATTTCTGATTATACTACTTCTGCTCTTGATACAAGAAATGTTATTGTACAAGATGCAACAGGTGGAATCTGCCTGCGTTATAGCACTGCACCAAACTTTTCAATGAACTCTCAGTATGATTTTAATGTTGGCGGACTTACATTAGCTGAGTTTAACGGATGGCTGCAGATAAATAATATGGCCGGAGGTCTTTCGATAACAGGGTTAGCACCAATCACACCAACTGTTATTGATTTGGCAACTGCAACTGCAGATTTTGAGCAGTATGAATCAATGCTTATAAAAGTAAATAGTGTTACCATCAATAATGGAACATCAACTAATTATGGCGCCAATGGAGGCAGCCTTACTATTTCTGATGGCAGCACACCAAATACAGTAGTGCTCTATTGTCGCAGTGCTGCAACCTTTGCATCATCTCCAACACCAACAACACCGGTTAGTATTACAGGAATCCTGACTCAATTTAGTACTACCAAACAATTTCAGATTAGAAATTTAGGTGATATTCAATAAGCAATAAATATTTTTGACGCAGTGTAGGATTCTTCTGCACTGCGTTTTTCTTTTAATAAGAACACAAATGAAGCCTCTAATTAGTATTGTTTTTTTTGTTCTACTGTTGCAGAATGGTTTTGCACAGTTAGTTTCCATTGCTACAGCTCGAACTTCGCCCACAGGCACTCAAGTAACGGTTACGGGTGTTTGTGTCAATGGGCAGGAGTTAGGAAATATTCGGTACATCAATGATGGAACAGGAAGTGTTGCTGTGTTCAGTACACAGCTAAATACAACTGTTCGTGGCGATGCCATTATGGTTACAGGAGTACTTTCAGATTATTTTGGATTACTTGAAATTACTAATCTAACATCTTTTCAGAATATGGGTGGTGGCAATAACTTGCCTGCACCAATTGTGACAACGCCATTGCTGCTCGATGAAAGTACAGAAAGTCATTTAGTGCGAATTGATGGTGTTGTGTTTAACAATGGCGGTGGAACTTTTGTTGGTAATGCTAACTATGCTTTTACTTCCAATGGCGAAAGTGGTCAGGTTCGTGTTGCAGCCAATACCAATCTTGTAGGTCAGCCTATTCCTTCCGGTGCTGTTAGCCTCATTGCAGTCTGCAGTCAGTATCAAGCGGTGTATCAACTACTGCCCCGCGATCAAAACGATATTTTTATTTCATCAACTTTTTACATGACCTCACCGCCTGTTCAGCAAAATATCAACACAGCAGGTTTTGATGTCAACTGGACTACCAATCTGCCTGCTTCTTCTTTTATTGAATATGGACTTACACCTGCTCTTGAATTGGGAATTCTTAACGGCACATCAGGTAGTGCAAATCATACGGTAACACTTTCAGGTGCATCACCTTCTCAGGTGTATTATGTAAAGGCATTTTCTGTAAATGGAAATGATACCGCAACAGCTACTGTTAAAATTTACATCACGGCCTCACTTTCAAGCGGTGATATGAAAGTTTATTTTAATAAGGCAGTCAACAATAGCTATGCATGGACACCTGCAAACAATGCTATACAATTGCCGGGAGCTTTTCAGGATACCATTGCAGCATATATCAACCGATCACAAATGAGTGTAGATATTGCAATTTATAATTTTGAAAACAGTGGAACATCACAGATTGTACAGGCTATTAATGATGCAGACAACAGAGGTGTTGCAGTAAGAATTATCTATGATGGCGGAAATGCCAACAGTGGGTTGGCATTGTTGAACCCGACAATAAATATGCTTCCATCGCCAACTACACCTCCGGGTTATTATTCCATCATGCATAATAAGTTTGTTGTAATTGACGCCAAATCAAGTGATGCAAACAACCCTATTGTGATTTCCGGATCAACCAATTTCACAAATGCTCAACTCAATAATGATGCAAATAATTTATTGATTGTACAGGATAAGTCACTTGCAATTGGTTATACAATGGAATTTGAAGAAATGTGGGGTAGCAATGTACTTCAGCCCAATTCTGCCAATTCCAAATTTGGACCGGATAAGAAAGACAACACGCCTCATGAATATAATATTGGCGGCAATCGAGTAGAGTCTTATTTCAGTCCATCTGATAATGTAAACAATCAAATAATGACAACTGTTGAATCTGCAGATCAGCAAATGCAGTTTGCTTTATTGGTGTTTACCCGATTTGATGTTGCTTATGTTGCCGAAGACCGTATTTTAAATCATGGTGTAGATGCCTATGGCATAGTTGATGACACTGGCAGTGGTGGTGGACAGGCATACAGTATTCTGAATGCTGTTATGGGTTCAAAATTGATGCTTTACAATCATTCAACACAAACCGGATTGTTGCACCACAAATACCTGATTGTTGATCAGAATAATCCTTCAAGTGACCCATTGGTGCTGACAGGGTCGCATAACTGGAGTACAACTGCCAATCAGAAAAACGATGAAAATACTTTAATCATACATAACAGAAACATTGCCAATCAGTACTATCAGGAATTTGTAAGACGATTTACTGATAATGGCGGTGTGCTTGGTTTGAATGAATCAGAACAGGGCATGACAGTAACCTTGTATCCCAATCCTGCATCTGAAAATTTATTTATTAGTCTTAGTCATACACATGAGAATAATTACCAATTCGAGCTTTTTGACGTTGCCGGTAAAAAGGTAATGCAAATGAAACTGCAAGAAGGCAATTCCGGGATGATTTCTTTAGGAAGATTGAACAAAGGCATCTATTTCTATAAGGTTAGAGGCGAAAAAGTGATGAATTCAGGCAAACTGATTATCAATTAGGCGGACTTTATCTTCCACTTAGCTCATTTTAGTATGAGCAATTTATACTTTTTTACTTTTATTATCGTTTGCCTTATCAACAAAACTGTGTTTAAAATAGCAGTGAAACTTGATTATTTAATAAGGGCATGGGCGTACTTTTACTGTTCTAAAATTTCGAATTCAACATGAGCATTTTATTGCAAATTACTCAAGCTGTTACAGATAGCGCCACTGCATTACAGCCTGCGGTGAAGGCCGAGCAATCCATTTCGTTTCTTGATTTGGTTATAAAGGGTGGACCTATAATGATTCCGTTAGGATTGTTGTCGGTTGCTGCTGTTTATATTTTTTTCGAACGATATTTTACGATTAGAAAATCGTCAAACATTGATAAAAATTTTATCAATCAGATAAAAGACTTTGTTCATACCGGTAATGTTGATGCAGCAAAAGCCTTGTGCAGAAACACAAATCATCCTGTGGCAAGAATGATTGAAAAAGGTTTGTTGCGTCTGGGTAAACCTATCCGTGATATAGAATCATCAATTGAAAATGTGGGCAAGCTCGAAATTTATAAACTTGAAAAGAACCTGAGTTTCTTAGGAACAATTGCAGGTATTGCACCAATGTTTGGTTTCCTTGGAACAATCTTCGGTGTAATCAAGATTTTTTATCAGATATCGTTAGAGAATAGTTTGCAGATAGACACCATTTCAGGAGGCTTGTATGTGAAAATGATTACCAGTGCAGCAGGTTTGTTAATTGGTGTTGCCGCTTATGCAGGTTATCATTATCTGATATCGTTAGTTGACCGCGCTGTTAATAAAATGGAGATAAACGCTGTTGAGTTTATTGACCTGCTCGAAGAGCCTGTAAAAAAATAATTGTGAAATCCTGTTAATCCAAGCATCATTATGGCATTGAATCTGAGAAGGCGAAATAAAATGACCGGGGAAGTCTTTGTTGGCTCCCTCAATGATATTATGTTTTTCCTTTTATTATTTTTCCTGATTACGTCAACAATGGCAACACCAAACGTTTTGAAACTGTTGTTGCCGAATGCAAAAACCAGCAAGCCTGCGGTAAAGCATCCGGTGACAATTTCAGTTACTGCCGATATGCAATATGCAGTGAACAATCAGGTCGTTGCGTTTGATCAGCTGGAAAGCTCTATTCTTACTCAATTGCAAGGTCAGGAAGATCCAACAGCAATTTTGAAAGTTGATAAAAGTGTTCAGGTACAAGGGTTAGTTGACTTGCTTGACATTGGTGCCCGCAATAAAATAAAAATGGTGCTTGCTACCAACACAGTGAAGTAATATGGAAGTTCCCGCTATAAAAAGAAACTCTTTAATTTTAACTCTGGTGCTACACGGCATCTTGTTGTTTCTTTTATGGTGGTTCACAATGCACACAAAAATTCCACCATTCGGTGGGGGTGGCGGAGCAGAATCTTCTAACCTTGGTTTTGTTGAGTTGTCAACAGGAAACATTCAGCCCGAATCTGAAAATGTTTCTGAAAATCCACAACCTTTAACAGCAACACCTTCTGCTGTCGTTGAAGAACAAAATTATACTACGCAGCAAACAGAAGAGAGTGCTGTTGTTGAAGCTAAAAAAGAAAAGATTCCGGAGAAAAAAGTTATTAAAACAATTGAGGCACCTGTAAAAACTGAAGTTAAAAAAGTAGAGCCTGTAGTGCCTAAAGTAAATGCAGAGGCATTATATCCGGGCAAGAAAAATAATTCTGTTTCGCAGGGAACAT encodes:
- a CDS encoding NADP-dependent isocitrate dehydrogenase, whose protein sequence is MEKIKVLNPVVELDGDEMTRVIWKFIKDKLILPYLDIDIKYYDLGMEHRDATDDKVTVEAAEAIKKYNVGIKCATITPDEARVKEFSLKQMWKSPNGTIRNILDGTVFREPIVCKNIPRLVPNWTAPICIGRHAFGDQYRATDFLTKGKGKLTIKFEGEDGTIEHEVFNFKGNGVALAMYNTDESIRGFAQSCFNVALQKGWPLYLSTKNTILKKYDGRFKDIFQEVYEKEFKPKFEAKTITYEHRLIDDMVASALKWNGNFVWACKNYDGDVQSDTVAQGFGSLGLMTSTLITPDGKTMEAEAAHGTVTRHFREHQKGKPTSTNPIASIFAWTRGLDFRGKLDNNAALINFARALEEVCVETVENGKMTKDLAVCIYGNETKPEHYLHTEDFLSVIDTNLKKKLQK
- a CDS encoding carboxypeptidase regulatory-like domain-containing protein, which produces MKLFSTVSFFLTLLILPFLSSAQSGVLKGVILNENSVPMAGEVVVLNGTNFQSITDKDGAFTISGVTYGTYSLSVQDVAYSGFKQEVVVNAETVDVGTVKLVYSPGTATTEADIPVVTLDDDELQSNSAQSSVSSVLGASRDAFTSAANFNFSVARFKTRGYDTENFPTLMNGIAEEDLTNGRTAFSSWSGLNDVLRSRESTSGLNPSTYSFGGIGGSYSIDSRAGRQRKQIQATYSLSNRTYDNRFMLTYGSGFNKKGWAYSASISKRWAKEGFIKGTYYDGFAYYLGVSKVVNKHEFDFTILGSQYESARSSSNTKEVYDIAGDHYYNSNWGYQNGEIRNANIGRSHQPVFTLNHEYKISNNTTWFSALSYTTGKRESTALNWFAADPRPTYYRNLPSWQTDSAAAAQVYNTLKANPDLLQINWDNMLLANDQNFQTVNNADGVAGSAVSGKQALYLIENRVIQTSRLNFNTTFNTILNDNITTSTGLSFQKQTSRFYKEAEDLLGAEFFVDIDKFANQDFQDEQLSQSDLNHPNRIVREGDRFGYDYEAHITHAQAWTQAVAKYNKIDIFGAIQAAYTSIYREGNYKNGLFPDDSYGKSKTYVFPDIGVKAGATYKVNGRNYVFANAGYLTRAPFFNNMYLSPRSRNTSVADITSEKITSVEGGYLHIAPKIKGKLKLYYTNFRDGIENRSYYLQGFGTNSYVNYTLTGIEKVHTGTEISVDANLGMGLSAMAVASIGQYYYSSRPTATITVDNTNTVQSSGEVVYMKNLHVDNTPQNAFTVGLNYRSKKFWYVGVNANCFSNSYVEASPARRTGDIIDGVDENSQAWEKILGQERYDSQMTLDLSAGWSIKMNNHIKALKRNTFFLINLNINNLLDNKDIITNGYEQGRLDKSAVLSGRPDVFASKYSYAFGRTYMISFILRMN
- a CDS encoding DUF5689 domain-containing protein — translated: MIKNIKITTAFAILAITLSTVSCVKKDDFDNAPTTNVDPDIITNATVSSVVTLANATGPVQITSDLTFSAVIVADDKSGNYYKEMIMQDSTAGISILLDQPSYFTSLFIGRRVFVKAKGLYIQSVNGTPKMGILNAGAVDAIPAAEIGNYLVGGKWGLTVVPAKRKLNALTDADLNTLVQFDSVAFASAEVGLPFGDAANKSTVNRNIQDCFGNSLIVRTSGYANFATTLIPCKGGSITAIYQKYNATPQVFLRDMNDVPANIERCDGVVCTPVYVSIDSIRTLFASGTTTVPGGFHIKATVISDYTTSALDTRNVIVQDATGGICLRYSTAPNFSMNSQYDFNVGGLTLAEFNGWLQINNMAGGLSITGLAPITPTVIDLATATADFEQYESMLIKVNSVTINNGTSTNYGANGGSLTISDGSTPNTVVLYCRSAATFASSPTPTTPVSITGILTQFSTTKQFQIRNLGDIQ
- a CDS encoding phospholipase D-like domain-containing protein — protein: MKPLISIVFFVLLLQNGFAQLVSIATARTSPTGTQVTVTGVCVNGQELGNIRYINDGTGSVAVFSTQLNTTVRGDAIMVTGVLSDYFGLLEITNLTSFQNMGGGNNLPAPIVTTPLLLDESTESHLVRIDGVVFNNGGGTFVGNANYAFTSNGESGQVRVAANTNLVGQPIPSGAVSLIAVCSQYQAVYQLLPRDQNDIFISSTFYMTSPPVQQNINTAGFDVNWTTNLPASSFIEYGLTPALELGILNGTSGSANHTVTLSGASPSQVYYVKAFSVNGNDTATATVKIYITASLSSGDMKVYFNKAVNNSYAWTPANNAIQLPGAFQDTIAAYINRSQMSVDIAIYNFENSGTSQIVQAINDADNRGVAVRIIYDGGNANSGLALLNPTINMLPSPTTPPGYYSIMHNKFVVIDAKSSDANNPIVISGSTNFTNAQLNNDANNLLIVQDKSLAIGYTMEFEEMWGSNVLQPNSANSKFGPDKKDNTPHEYNIGGNRVESYFSPSDNVNNQIMTTVESADQQMQFALLVFTRFDVAYVAEDRILNHGVDAYGIVDDTGSGGGQAYSILNAVMGSKLMLYNHSTQTGLLHHKYLIVDQNNPSSDPLVLTGSHNWSTTANQKNDENTLIIHNRNIANQYYQEFVRRFTDNGGVLGLNESEQGMTVTLYPNPASENLFISLSHTHENNYQFELFDVAGKKVMQMKLQEGNSGMISLGRLNKGIYFYKVRGEKVMNSGKLIIN
- a CDS encoding MotA/TolQ/ExbB proton channel family protein, which encodes MSILLQITQAVTDSATALQPAVKAEQSISFLDLVIKGGPIMIPLGLLSVAAVYIFFERYFTIRKSSNIDKNFINQIKDFVHTGNVDAAKALCRNTNHPVARMIEKGLLRLGKPIRDIESSIENVGKLEIYKLEKNLSFLGTIAGIAPMFGFLGTIFGVIKIFYQISLENSLQIDTISGGLYVKMITSAAGLLIGVAAYAGYHYLISLVDRAVNKMEINAVEFIDLLEEPVKK
- a CDS encoding biopolymer transporter ExbD; amino-acid sequence: MTGEVFVGSLNDIMFFLLLFFLITSTMATPNVLKLLLPNAKTSKPAVKHPVTISVTADMQYAVNNQVVAFDQLESSILTQLQGQEDPTAILKVDKSVQVQGLVDLLDIGARNKIKMVLATNTVK